From the genome of Thermoanaerobacterales bacterium, one region includes:
- the glyS gene encoding glycine--tRNA ligase subunit beta, with protein MARDFLLEIGIEELPARFLGPALVELAALARDLFDEQRLSYGVVNTYGTPRRLVLYVQDLAEAQASLVREVKGPPAKAAFDIDGKPTKAALGFARNQGVAVEELVIRPVGQVDYVYAVREENGRPAVKILPEIAPRLITGLSFPKPMRWGNEDLKFARPIRWMVCLFGSEAVPFTVAGVTAGRLTLGHRFLNPGPHRLERAADYFGTMREAYVLVDPDERRQVVWEQVVEAAAAVDGRVAEDESLLEEVANLLEYPTAFPGSFPESYLRLPDPVLVTPMREHQRYFPVYGADGTLTNRFVGVHNGTPEHIDVIRAGNEKVLRARLADAAFFFEEDLQTPLAAKVDGLKKIVFQEDLGTVHEKVERLEALAGYLAEVFDLAPAEREHALRAARLCKADLVTSMVYEFPELQGVMGREYALRSGEDPAVAEAVHEHYLPRSAGDDLPATLPGLVLALAERADNLVGAFGLGIQPSGSQDPYALRRQALGICHLLLERERKLDLDGFFRKAHALYGPRLKLDAGRVVEDLKEFLKQRLRVLFGERGLAHDVIDAVLAVPFHDILDAWRRAQALALFRDDPAFQDAYTALTRAGNLARQAREGTGISPRLFADPAEGELFAAYRKVREVMEPLLARGSYLEALRAAAALRPPVDRFFDAVLVMAEDPAVRENRLALLAAVAALGQRVADLGRLVVA; from the coding sequence ATGGCCAGGGACTTTCTGCTGGAGATCGGCATCGAGGAACTCCCGGCGCGCTTCCTCGGCCCGGCCCTGGTGGAGCTGGCCGCCCTCGCCCGGGACCTGTTTGACGAGCAGCGCCTTTCCTACGGGGTGGTCAACACGTACGGCACTCCCCGCCGCCTCGTCCTTTACGTGCAGGACCTGGCCGAGGCCCAGGCCTCCCTGGTGCGGGAGGTAAAGGGCCCGCCGGCGAAGGCCGCTTTCGATATCGACGGGAAGCCGACGAAGGCCGCCCTCGGTTTCGCCCGCAACCAGGGCGTGGCCGTGGAGGAGCTGGTAATCCGCCCGGTCGGGCAGGTGGACTATGTCTACGCCGTGCGGGAGGAGAACGGACGCCCGGCGGTGAAGATCCTGCCGGAGATCGCTCCGCGCCTGATCACCGGCCTTTCGTTCCCCAAACCGATGCGCTGGGGGAACGAGGACCTGAAGTTCGCCCGGCCCATACGCTGGATGGTCTGCCTCTTCGGCTCCGAGGCCGTTCCTTTCACCGTCGCGGGCGTGACGGCCGGGAGGCTGACCTTGGGCCACCGCTTCCTGAACCCCGGGCCGCACCGCCTCGAAAGGGCGGCGGATTATTTCGGGACGATGCGCGAGGCGTACGTCCTGGTGGACCCGGACGAACGCCGGCAGGTGGTCTGGGAGCAGGTGGTGGAGGCCGCTGCGGCCGTCGACGGCCGGGTGGCCGAGGATGAGTCGCTGTTAGAGGAGGTGGCCAACCTCCTGGAGTACCCGACCGCCTTCCCCGGGAGTTTCCCCGAGAGCTACCTGCGCCTCCCGGACCCCGTCCTGGTGACGCCCATGCGGGAGCACCAGCGCTACTTCCCGGTGTACGGGGCGGACGGGACCCTGACCAACCGCTTTGTCGGGGTGCACAACGGCACCCCGGAGCATATTGACGTCATCCGTGCCGGGAACGAGAAGGTCCTGCGCGCGCGCCTGGCCGACGCCGCCTTTTTCTTTGAAGAGGACCTGCAGACGCCCCTGGCGGCGAAGGTCGACGGGCTGAAAAAGATCGTCTTCCAGGAGGACCTGGGGACCGTCCATGAGAAGGTGGAGCGTCTCGAGGCCCTGGCCGGGTACCTGGCCGAGGTCTTCGACCTGGCGCCCGCGGAGAGGGAACACGCGCTGCGCGCCGCCAGGCTGTGCAAGGCCGACCTGGTGACCAGCATGGTCTACGAGTTTCCGGAACTGCAGGGGGTCATGGGCCGGGAATACGCCCTGCGCAGCGGGGAGGACCCGGCGGTGGCCGAGGCCGTCCACGAGCACTACCTGCCGCGTTCGGCCGGGGACGACCTGCCGGCGACGCTGCCCGGCCTGGTGCTGGCTCTGGCCGAGCGTGCCGACAACCTGGTGGGCGCCTTCGGCCTGGGCATCCAGCCCAGCGGCTCCCAGGATCCCTACGCCCTGCGGCGCCAGGCGCTCGGCATCTGCCACCTGCTCCTGGAGCGGGAGCGGAAGCTGGACCTGGACGGCTTCTTCCGCAAGGCCCACGCCCTCTATGGCCCGCGCCTGAAACTGGACGCCGGACGGGTGGTGGAAGACCTCAAGGAGTTCTTGAAGCAGCGCCTGCGCGTTCTCTTCGGGGAACGCGGGCTGGCGCACGACGTGATTGACGCCGTCCTGGCGGTGCCTTTCCACGACATCCTGGACGCCTGGCGCCGGGCCCAGGCCCTGGCCCTGTTCCGGGACGACCCGGCCTTCCAGGACGCCTACACCGCCCTGACGCGCGCCGGAAACCTGGCGCGGCAGGCGCGGGAGGGGACCGGGATCTCACCCCGGCTCTTCGCCGATCCCGCCGAGGGCGAGCTGTTCGCGGCTTACCGTAAGGTCCGGGAGGTAATGGAACCCCTGCTTGCCCGCGGCTCCTACCTGGAAGCCCTGCGGGCCGCGGCCGCCCTGCGTCCCCCGGTGGACCGCTTCTTCGACGCCGTGCTGGTGATGGCCGAGGACCCGGCCGTGCGCGAGAACCGGCTGGCCCTCCTGGCCGCGGTCGCCGCCCTGGGACAGAGGGTGGCCGACCTGGGGCGGCTCGTCGTGGCCTGA
- the glyQ gene encoding glycine--tRNA ligase subunit alpha, producing MTRTNFQDLTLALERFWADRGCLIQQPYDVEKGAGTMNPATFLRVLGPEPWNVAYVEPSRRPTDGRYGENPNRLQHYYQFQVIMKPSPDDIIDRYLASLRAIGINPAEHDVRLVEDNWESPTLGAWGLGWEVWLDGMEITQFTYFQQCGGFDLKPVSVEITYGLERLALYLQGVDSVFDIKWTEALTYGDVHHRGEVEHSHYNFEAADTDLLFELFDMYEKEAQRIAERHLVLPAYDYVLKCSHTFNLLDARGAISVTERTGYIARVRALARACARAYVAQREEMGFPLLRKEG from the coding sequence GTGACACGTACGAACTTTCAAGACCTTACGCTCGCCCTTGAGCGATTCTGGGCCGACCGGGGCTGCCTCATCCAGCAGCCCTACGACGTGGAAAAGGGCGCCGGGACGATGAACCCGGCCACCTTCCTGCGCGTGCTGGGCCCCGAGCCCTGGAACGTGGCGTACGTGGAGCCGTCACGGCGGCCGACGGACGGGCGCTACGGCGAAAACCCGAACCGCTTGCAGCACTACTATCAGTTCCAGGTCATTATGAAACCGTCCCCGGACGACATCATCGACCGCTACCTGGCGAGCCTGCGGGCCATCGGCATCAATCCCGCCGAGCACGACGTCCGCCTGGTGGAGGACAACTGGGAGTCCCCGACCCTCGGCGCCTGGGGCCTGGGCTGGGAGGTCTGGCTGGACGGGATGGAGATCACCCAGTTCACCTACTTCCAGCAGTGCGGCGGCTTTGACCTGAAGCCCGTCTCGGTGGAGATCACCTACGGCCTGGAGCGCCTGGCCCTCTACCTGCAGGGGGTGGACAGCGTCTTCGACATCAAGTGGACCGAAGCGCTGACTTACGGTGATGTCCATCACCGCGGGGAGGTCGAACACTCCCACTATAATTTCGAGGCTGCGGACACCGATCTTCTTTTTGAACTGTTCGACATGTACGAGAAGGAGGCGCAGAGGATCGCCGAGCGTCACCTCGTCCTGCCCGCCTACGATTACGTCTTGAAATGCTCCCATACCTTTAACCTGCTTGACGCGCGCGGGGCGATCAGCGTCACCGAGCGTACCGGTTATATCGCGCGGGTCCGCGCCCTGGCCCGGGCCTGCGCGCGGGCCTACGTCGCGCAGCGGGAAGAGATGGGCTTCCCGCTGTTGAGGAAGGAGGGCTAA